From a region of the Microbacterium sp. nov. GSS16 genome:
- a CDS encoding histidine phosphatase family protein, producing the protein MDAVDPLPDRPAPDAPEGKLVLLRHGETEWSRTGRHTGLTDIPLTPHGEDLARAAGELVKGYDFRLVLSSPLQRARRTAELAGLQAEIDPLLVEWDYGGYEGRTTKEIRAELGYNWTTFAHGVIRGDTPGETVEEVAARASRVLTRVLPAMASGDVALVAHGHYLRILTAVFLRQAPRFGASISLDAGSVSVLGFAREQPAILAWNHGPHLPMQPAES; encoded by the coding sequence GTGGATGCCGTCGACCCGCTGCCTGATCGCCCCGCTCCGGATGCCCCGGAAGGCAAGCTCGTGCTGCTGCGCCACGGCGAGACGGAATGGTCGCGAACGGGCAGGCACACCGGACTGACCGACATCCCGCTCACCCCGCACGGCGAAGACCTCGCGCGAGCTGCGGGCGAGCTGGTGAAGGGCTACGACTTCCGGCTCGTGCTCAGCTCGCCGCTGCAGCGCGCGCGGCGAACGGCCGAACTCGCCGGCCTGCAGGCCGAGATCGATCCGCTGCTCGTGGAGTGGGACTACGGCGGGTACGAGGGGCGCACGACGAAGGAGATCAGGGCCGAGCTCGGCTACAACTGGACCACCTTCGCGCACGGGGTGATCCGCGGCGACACGCCGGGCGAGACGGTCGAAGAGGTCGCCGCCCGGGCATCCCGCGTTCTCACCAGGGTGCTGCCGGCGATGGCATCCGGAGATGTCGCCCTCGTCGCGCACGGACACTACCTGCGTATCCTGACCGCCGTGTTCCTGCGGCAGGCGCCGCGATTCGGGGCATCGATCTCGCTTGATGCCGGATCGGTGTCTGTTCTCGGGTTCGCCCGCGAGCAGCCCGCGATCCTCGCCTGGAACCACGGCCCGCATCTGCCGATGCAGCCTGCGGAATCCTGA
- a CDS encoding DNA topoisomerase IB — translation MTRLRRSDPHAPGIRRVRHGRGYRFLGADGAAVDDPEVLARLRELVVPPAWSDVWMCPYANGHILATGIDAAGRRQYIYHPAWHERMAREKFDRMLQLAEVLPAARGGVTRDLRTDGFGRPRLLAGAFRMLDSALLRVGSEQYARAHGSIGLVTLRGSHARVRGGRIVELRFPGKSGQPWESEVDDADLAGLIAGLKRRGGRSLLLSWQDDTARAAAWHPLRAADINDDVRLRTGGDFTAKDFRTLHGTISAAVALAQIGLKPTATARSRAAAQAVRVAASALGNTPAVARASYIDPRVFDLYDEGVVVDPTRRVEGQLVTLFA, via the coding sequence ATGACCCGCCTGCGTCGAAGCGACCCGCATGCCCCCGGAATCCGGCGCGTGCGTCACGGTCGCGGCTATAGGTTCCTCGGCGCGGACGGCGCCGCGGTCGACGACCCCGAGGTGCTCGCGAGACTGCGCGAGCTGGTCGTGCCACCCGCCTGGTCCGACGTGTGGATGTGCCCGTACGCGAACGGCCACATCCTCGCGACCGGCATCGACGCGGCCGGCCGGCGTCAGTACATCTACCACCCGGCCTGGCACGAGCGGATGGCGCGCGAGAAGTTCGATCGCATGCTGCAGCTCGCAGAAGTGCTCCCCGCCGCCCGCGGCGGCGTGACCCGCGATCTGCGCACCGACGGGTTCGGCCGCCCGCGGCTGCTCGCCGGTGCGTTCCGGATGCTGGACTCCGCCCTGCTGCGCGTCGGGTCGGAGCAGTACGCGAGAGCCCACGGCAGCATCGGGCTGGTCACCCTGCGCGGGTCGCACGCGCGCGTGCGCGGCGGCAGGATCGTCGAGCTGCGCTTTCCCGGCAAGAGCGGCCAGCCGTGGGAGTCCGAGGTCGACGACGCCGATCTCGCCGGGTTGATCGCCGGCCTGAAACGCCGCGGCGGCCGCTCGCTGCTGCTGAGCTGGCAGGACGACACGGCGCGTGCCGCTGCATGGCATCCGCTTCGCGCCGCCGACATCAACGACGACGTCAGACTGCGCACCGGTGGCGACTTCACGGCCAAGGACTTCCGCACCCTGCACGGCACCATCTCGGCCGCCGTCGCCCTGGCCCAGATCGGCCTCAAGCCGACGGCGACGGCACGGTCGCGGGCGGCCGCCCAGGCCGTGCGCGTCGCGGCATCCGCCCTCGGCAACACCCCCGCCGTCGCCCGGGCTAGCTACATCGACCCGCGCGTGTTCGACCTCTACGACGAAGGCGTGGTCGTCGACCCGACGCGCCGGGTCGAGGGGCAGCTGGTGACGCTGTTCGCCTGA
- a CDS encoding AI-2E family transporter, giving the protein MTLFRSDRPRRIQLDQTTVEPRATRPPWSLWADAFGRLGIRSVQILLVVAVAAGIVYVIQYLTLVTIPLAIALILACAFAPAMNWLRRHHVPDLLATIITLLTIVAVLSGLSWLIVWAVRDQWDDLYAQAQQGIDHVFDWIDTLPFQLFTPDQIEEWTNTLTDFVTSSQFGSGALAGVSAVASFVTGFVLLVTILFFFLKDGPQMWEFLLRPFHGENESRVRRIGHKTVGVLGSYVRGTATVALVDAVGILIGLLILQVPLAIPLAVLVFLLAFIPIVGATLAGVLAALVALVANGWVSALLVVGVVVLVNQLEGNLLQPFLMGRTMKLHAFVILVALAVGTALSGLVGAVLAVPTTAAVWGIIQVWDGENLPAKWARRKPREPRASQSTAVEVA; this is encoded by the coding sequence ATGACCCTGTTCCGCAGCGATCGTCCCCGTCGCATCCAGCTCGATCAGACGACGGTGGAGCCCCGAGCGACTCGCCCGCCGTGGAGTCTCTGGGCCGACGCGTTCGGACGCCTCGGCATCCGCTCGGTTCAGATCCTGCTGGTCGTGGCCGTCGCGGCGGGCATCGTGTACGTCATCCAGTACCTCACCCTGGTCACCATCCCGCTCGCGATCGCGCTCATCCTCGCGTGCGCGTTCGCCCCGGCGATGAACTGGCTGCGCCGGCATCACGTGCCGGATCTGCTGGCGACGATCATCACCCTGCTGACGATCGTCGCGGTGCTCAGCGGACTGAGCTGGCTGATCGTGTGGGCGGTTCGCGATCAGTGGGACGACCTGTACGCACAGGCGCAGCAGGGCATCGACCACGTGTTCGACTGGATCGACACGCTGCCCTTCCAGCTGTTCACCCCCGACCAGATCGAGGAGTGGACCAACACGCTCACCGACTTCGTCACGAGCTCGCAGTTCGGCTCCGGCGCCCTCGCTGGCGTCAGCGCGGTGGCGAGCTTCGTCACCGGATTCGTGCTGCTGGTCACGATCCTCTTCTTCTTCCTCAAGGACGGCCCGCAGATGTGGGAGTTCCTGCTGCGTCCCTTCCACGGCGAGAACGAGAGCCGGGTGCGCCGGATCGGCCACAAGACCGTGGGCGTGCTCGGGTCGTACGTGCGCGGGACGGCGACAGTGGCTCTGGTGGATGCCGTCGGCATCCTCATCGGCCTGCTCATCCTGCAGGTGCCGCTGGCGATTCCCCTGGCCGTGCTCGTCTTCCTTCTGGCGTTCATCCCGATCGTCGGTGCGACGCTGGCCGGTGTGCTCGCGGCGCTGGTCGCCCTCGTGGCGAACGGCTGGGTGAGCGCGCTGCTCGTCGTCGGCGTCGTCGTGCTCGTCAACCAGCTCGAGGGCAACCTCCTGCAGCCGTTCCTGATGGGGCGCACGATGAAGCTGCACGCCTTCGTGATCCTGGTCGCTCTGGCCGTGGGAACGGCGCTGAGCGGCCTGGTCGGCGCCGTGCTGGCCGTGCCGACGACCGCGGCCGTGTGGGGCATCATCCAGGTGTGGGACGGCGAGAACCTGCCCGCGAAGTGGGCACGGCGCAAGCCACGAGAGCCCCGCGCGTCGCAGAGCACCGCCGTCGAGGTCGCCTGA
- a CDS encoding acyl-CoA synthetase — translation MPAASRSRTARPATGRPFTVRTVQLARALMAAVAALMITFSPDHSAAIGLSVFGGFAIVTSLVLIVAAIIVHPSGQRWPSVLMGAITLVLGMAASIPAWRTDALFFVLVITWAALTGLVELISGVRSRGQDGSRDAITIGALGLLLATLLLIVPVGFVQDYAVEGHAMSLTGIIIGVGLFGGYAAIVAVFLGIAGLAPAARSTTTGEKTAGADRLADHGGEA, via the coding sequence ATGCCCGCCGCTTCCCGCTCGCGCACCGCGCGTCCCGCTACGGGGCGCCCTTTCACCGTGCGCACCGTGCAGCTCGCGCGCGCCCTGATGGCGGCGGTCGCCGCCCTCATGATCACCTTCTCTCCCGATCACTCCGCCGCGATCGGCCTGTCGGTGTTCGGCGGTTTCGCGATCGTCACCTCCCTGGTGCTGATCGTCGCCGCGATCATCGTGCACCCTTCGGGGCAGCGTTGGCCATCGGTGCTGATGGGCGCGATCACGCTCGTTCTCGGCATGGCCGCGAGCATCCCGGCCTGGCGCACCGACGCGCTGTTCTTCGTGCTCGTGATCACGTGGGCAGCGCTGACAGGCCTCGTCGAGCTGATTTCGGGCGTGCGATCGCGCGGGCAGGATGGCTCTCGCGATGCCATCACCATCGGCGCGCTGGGGCTGCTGCTCGCGACGCTGCTGCTGATCGTCCCCGTCGGGTTCGTGCAGGACTACGCGGTCGAGGGGCACGCGATGTCGCTCACCGGCATCATCATCGGCGTGGGGCTGTTCGGCGGGTACGCCGCGATCGTCGCGGTGTTCCTGGGGATCGCCGGACTCGCCCCCGCCGCGAGGAGCACCACGACCGGTGAGAAGACTGCCGGGGCCGACCGCCTGGCCGACCACGGAGGAGAGGCATGA
- a CDS encoding alpha/beta fold hydrolase: protein MVDILSALSTMPEPQYVEVGDGVALATYSWGEADRPPVVLVHGFASSTADTWVHTGWVRMLEREGFRILGVDQRGHGASQKPHDSAGYTVRSLARDIESVLDTFLVDEALYVGYSLGARVGWQVALDLGERITRAVLGGVPDGIPLDRLDTAQVRRYAEDGTAVTDPVTQRYIALAERVAGNDMRALLALAEGMRDSRSIDPDPAHAPQQPVLFATGSQDAVLDGSRRLAEAAAQATFFEIPGRHHFNAPGSKAFRLAALQFLKG from the coding sequence GTGGTCGACATCCTCTCCGCACTCTCGACGATGCCCGAGCCCCAGTACGTCGAGGTGGGTGACGGCGTCGCGCTCGCGACGTACTCCTGGGGCGAGGCTGATAGGCCCCCCGTCGTGCTCGTGCACGGGTTCGCGTCGAGCACCGCTGACACCTGGGTGCACACGGGGTGGGTGCGCATGCTCGAGCGCGAGGGCTTCCGCATCCTCGGTGTCGACCAGCGCGGGCACGGCGCGAGCCAGAAGCCGCACGACTCCGCCGGCTACACCGTGCGCAGTCTCGCCCGCGACATCGAATCGGTGCTCGACACCTTCCTCGTCGACGAGGCGCTGTACGTCGGATACTCCTTAGGCGCGCGGGTCGGCTGGCAGGTGGCGCTCGATCTCGGCGAGCGCATCACGCGGGCGGTGCTCGGCGGGGTGCCAGACGGCATCCCGCTCGATCGGCTGGACACCGCCCAGGTGCGCCGGTACGCCGAGGACGGCACGGCGGTCACCGATCCGGTGACGCAGCGCTACATCGCGCTGGCCGAGCGGGTGGCGGGGAACGACATGCGCGCGCTGCTCGCGCTTGCCGAGGGCATGCGCGACTCGCGCTCGATCGACCCCGATCCCGCGCACGCCCCGCAACAGCCGGTGCTGTTCGCGACCGGATCGCAGGATGCCGTGCTCGACGGTTCACGCCGGCTGGCCGAGGCGGCTGCGCAGGCGACGTTCTTCGAGATCCCGGGTCGGCATCACTTCAACGCTCCCGGGTCGAAGGCGTTCCGTCTGGCCGCCCTGCAGTTTCTGAAGGGCTGA
- a CDS encoding alpha/beta fold hydrolase, producing the protein MSIATSADGTEISYTTTGAGPAVVVVVNGALSTAADAGPLAEALAQSGFRAVTWDRRARGASGDRPDSAPADEADDLAAVIAAVGGADAVLGHSSGAILALFAASRGVPTGALFLSEPPIDFDGEGWGEELPRPLQELVDAARHDDAVAMFQRDAVGLPAEMVEAGRASGQLAALAPLAQSTVYDARLTLRYRRPDAALLDVDVPVTVLRGAQTFPFLVASSDRLAAEIEDAGLVIVPESVMHRADPVATARVIAERA; encoded by the coding sequence ATGAGCATCGCGACCTCCGCAGACGGAACCGAGATCTCCTACACGACGACCGGGGCGGGGCCGGCCGTCGTCGTCGTCGTGAACGGCGCTCTGTCGACGGCGGCGGATGCCGGGCCGCTGGCCGAGGCGCTGGCTCAGAGCGGCTTCCGCGCGGTCACCTGGGATCGTCGCGCGCGGGGTGCGAGCGGCGACCGCCCGGATTCCGCGCCGGCCGACGAGGCCGACGACCTGGCCGCCGTGATCGCGGCGGTCGGCGGAGCGGATGCCGTGCTCGGCCACTCCTCGGGCGCGATCCTTGCCCTGTTCGCCGCGTCGCGCGGCGTGCCGACCGGTGCGCTGTTCCTGTCGGAGCCGCCGATCGACTTCGACGGCGAGGGCTGGGGGGAAGAGCTGCCGCGACCTCTGCAGGAGCTGGTCGACGCCGCCCGCCATGATGACGCAGTGGCGATGTTCCAGCGCGACGCCGTGGGGCTGCCGGCCGAGATGGTGGAGGCGGGCCGCGCGAGCGGCCAGCTCGCCGCCCTGGCCCCGCTCGCGCAGTCGACCGTGTACGACGCCCGGCTGACGCTGCGCTACCGGCGTCCGGATGCCGCGCTGCTCGACGTCGATGTGCCGGTCACCGTGCTGCGCGGGGCGCAGACCTTCCCTTTCCTGGTCGCGTCGTCCGACCGGCTCGCCGCCGAGATCGAGGACGCCGGCCTGGTGATCGTGCCGGAGTCGGTCATGCACCGTGCCGATCCCGTGGCGACCGCACGGGTCATCGCCGAGCGGGCCTGA
- a CDS encoding J domain-containing protein, which produces MTFDGPLSASAYELLGVESTVSDDELRRAYRLRLRQTHPDTGGDAAVFVRVQRAWELVGTAAARAAYDRGRGAASWAARPTTPGATGTRPRGRSYGRAGAWRRRRYRELLSDQLGHEVTDAEAYDPLVVRAAPWEARRMLADALAEEATAEAIEELGIGFTAWHDVVTGEDAAGKLDHVVLSPSGLYGLMSEDFGGPVRFRQGEVIGAHVGGAAPIRELLARMRTVARRARVRFGGAILILPDDDLDDAVAPLGSIRGVPVVVVRRSALRTVLRSGVPRARVLGGNEAFDVRSRLTHSARVLSP; this is translated from the coding sequence GTGACCTTCGACGGCCCGCTCTCGGCATCCGCATACGAGCTGCTCGGGGTCGAGTCCACCGTCTCGGACGACGAGCTGCGCCGTGCCTACCGGCTGCGGCTGCGCCAGACGCATCCCGACACCGGGGGCGACGCCGCCGTCTTCGTCCGCGTGCAGCGGGCCTGGGAGCTCGTCGGGACCGCGGCGGCACGCGCCGCGTACGACCGCGGGCGGGGAGCGGCGTCCTGGGCCGCGCGCCCGACGACTCCCGGCGCGACCGGCACCCGACCGCGCGGACGCTCGTACGGCCGGGCGGGCGCGTGGCGCCGTCGCCGCTACCGCGAGCTGCTGTCCGACCAGCTCGGCCACGAGGTGACGGATGCCGAGGCGTACGACCCGCTGGTCGTGCGCGCGGCGCCGTGGGAGGCGCGTCGCATGCTCGCCGACGCGCTGGCCGAAGAGGCCACGGCCGAGGCGATCGAAGAGCTCGGCATCGGGTTCACCGCCTGGCACGACGTCGTCACCGGCGAGGACGCCGCCGGCAAGCTCGATCACGTCGTGCTCAGCCCGAGCGGGCTGTACGGTCTCATGTCGGAGGACTTCGGCGGGCCGGTGAGATTCCGTCAGGGCGAGGTCATCGGCGCCCACGTCGGCGGCGCCGCTCCGATCCGCGAACTGCTCGCCCGCATGCGCACCGTGGCGCGCCGTGCGCGGGTGCGCTTCGGAGGAGCGATCCTCATCCTTCCCGACGACGACCTCGACGACGCGGTCGCTCCGCTCGGTTCGATCCGCGGTGTGCCGGTGGTGGTCGTGCGCCGCAGCGCGCTGCGCACGGTGCTGCGCAGCGGCGTGCCGAGAGCACGCGTGCTCGGCGGCAACGAGGCGTTCGACGTGCGCAGCCGGCTGACGCACAGCGCACGCGTGCTCTCGCCGTGA
- a CDS encoding FAD-dependent oxidoreductase yields the protein MLNPAYRSVRRWADVPALRLQPFPVGVHVRRAEDVAGDPIGLATLADPRRHPLSIRTSLRSGLLDPGALVALARWAAPSVLAPRRLLRRAAAGDDRAAREGWDAAGFHGALRTEVVEPFLSGVLADGHFGTSEVFVRWLVGLFLRGAPGLPAEGIQALPAELAARARSAGADIRLSHRVTGVRAERGRVEVDISGADPASAAAAIVAVDAHHLAPLTGVAAPPMRGLQTWWFAPDTAPSASGMLAVDGRRRGPIVNTAIISRTAPTYAPAGRHLVQATCLLSDSGGSEAEVRTQLGEIWRTDARSWPLLRRDDIRHALPDQPPPLRPSPVRAGEVVYLAGDHRTSPSIEGALVSGDRAARILLADRAARCR from the coding sequence GTGCTCAACCCCGCCTACCGCTCCGTCCGACGGTGGGCCGACGTGCCGGCGCTGCGCCTGCAGCCGTTCCCCGTCGGCGTGCATGTGCGCCGGGCGGAAGACGTCGCGGGCGACCCCATCGGGCTGGCGACGCTGGCAGATCCGCGCCGCCATCCGCTGTCGATCCGCACGAGCCTGCGCAGCGGGCTGCTCGACCCCGGCGCTCTGGTCGCTCTGGCTCGCTGGGCCGCCCCGTCGGTGCTCGCGCCGCGACGGCTGCTGAGGCGAGCCGCCGCGGGGGACGACCGCGCCGCGCGAGAGGGCTGGGACGCGGCGGGGTTTCACGGGGCGCTGCGCACGGAGGTCGTCGAGCCGTTCTTGTCGGGAGTGCTCGCCGATGGCCACTTCGGCACGTCCGAGGTGTTCGTGCGGTGGCTGGTGGGGCTGTTCCTGCGCGGTGCGCCCGGGCTCCCGGCGGAGGGCATCCAGGCGCTGCCCGCCGAATTGGCGGCACGCGCACGGTCGGCGGGCGCGGACATCCGGCTCTCCCATCGCGTCACCGGCGTGCGCGCCGAGCGGGGGCGCGTCGAGGTCGACATCTCGGGTGCCGATCCGGCGAGCGCCGCCGCCGCCATCGTCGCCGTGGACGCGCATCATCTGGCCCCACTGACCGGTGTCGCCGCCCCGCCGATGCGCGGACTGCAGACGTGGTGGTTCGCGCCCGATACCGCGCCCTCCGCATCCGGCATGCTCGCCGTCGACGGGCGCCGGCGGGGGCCGATCGTGAACACGGCGATCATCTCGCGTACCGCCCCGACCTACGCTCCCGCCGGCCGCCACCTGGTGCAGGCCACCTGCCTGCTCTCCGACAGCGGCGGGTCGGAGGCGGAGGTGCGCACCCAGCTCGGCGAGATCTGGCGTACGGATGCCCGCAGCTGGCCGCTGCTGCGCCGCGACGACATCCGTCATGCCCTGCCGGACCAGCCGCCCCCGCTGCGGCCCTCACCGGTACGCGCCGGTGAGGTGGTCTACCTCGCCGGCGACCATCGCACGAGCCCGTCGATCGAGGGCGCCCTCGTCTCGGGTGATCGCGCGGCGCGCATCCTGCTCGCCGACCGGGCGGCTCGATGCCGGTGA
- a CDS encoding PQQ-dependent sugar dehydrogenase: MRRRIAPALALGALVLAGCSTPGIPTPPAVDPTDTANTEPVTLASGLEAPWSVVRLAGGGALISQRDGGEVLELTSVGELREAGVVPGVVSGGESGLHGLALLVDGGTRWLYAYHGAADDNRVVRMPLVGDPGSLTLAVDAVEVVVSDIPRASTHDGGRIAFGPDGMLYIATGDAGQRDRARDRDFLGGKILRVTPEGERASGNPFGTAVYSLGHRNVQGLAWTADGRLWASEFGQDTWDELNRIEAGGDYGWPDHEGFARAGEAIDPVAVWAPDEASPSGITVVDDVVYVAGLRGERLWLYDTTTPSIEPWPVYTGEFGRLRDVVAGPGDTFWVLTNNSDGRGSPGRDDDRLLQLTLPEG, from the coding sequence ATGAGACGTCGCATCGCACCCGCGCTGGCGCTCGGCGCGCTCGTTCTTGCGGGGTGCTCGACCCCCGGCATCCCGACGCCGCCCGCGGTCGATCCGACAGACACGGCGAACACCGAGCCGGTCACCCTCGCGTCCGGGCTGGAGGCGCCGTGGTCGGTGGTGCGGCTCGCCGGCGGCGGAGCGCTGATCTCGCAGCGCGACGGCGGCGAGGTGCTCGAGCTGACGTCCGTGGGAGAGCTGCGCGAAGCCGGCGTCGTGCCCGGTGTCGTCTCGGGCGGCGAGTCGGGTCTGCACGGCCTCGCGCTGCTCGTCGACGGCGGCACGCGCTGGCTCTACGCCTACCACGGCGCGGCGGACGACAACCGGGTCGTGCGGATGCCGCTCGTGGGCGATCCTGGTTCGCTCACGCTCGCCGTGGACGCGGTCGAGGTGGTGGTCTCGGACATCCCGCGCGCGTCGACCCACGACGGCGGGCGGATCGCCTTCGGGCCGGACGGGATGCTGTACATCGCCACCGGCGACGCGGGGCAGCGCGATCGTGCTCGGGATCGCGACTTCCTCGGCGGGAAGATCCTGCGGGTGACGCCGGAGGGCGAACGGGCGTCCGGCAACCCCTTCGGCACCGCGGTGTACAGCCTCGGCCACCGCAACGTACAGGGCCTCGCGTGGACCGCCGACGGTCGCCTCTGGGCGAGCGAGTTCGGCCAGGACACCTGGGACGAGCTGAACCGCATCGAGGCGGGTGGCGACTACGGCTGGCCCGACCACGAGGGCTTCGCGCGGGCAGGCGAGGCGATCGATCCGGTCGCGGTGTGGGCACCCGACGAGGCGAGCCCCAGCGGCATCACGGTGGTCGACGATGTCGTGTACGTCGCGGGACTGCGCGGTGAGCGGCTCTGGCTGTACGACACCACGACACCGAGCATCGAACCCTGGCCGGTGTACACGGGCGAGTTCGGCCGGCTCCGCGACGTCGTCGCTGGTCCCGGCGACACCTTCTGGGTGCTGACGAACAACAGCGACGGTCGGGGATCGCCGGGGCGGGACGACGATCGGCTGCTGCAGCTCACGCTGCCCGAGGGATGA
- a CDS encoding MATE family efflux transporter has translation MATTLITGRPWRVILLFSVPLLIGNVVQQLYQFVDTIVVGRQLGVDSLAAVGATGSLIFLIIGFAWGLASGFAIPTAQAFGAGDARGVSRSVATGTLLTGVTSLILTVLGPLIARPFLELLQTPSELLAEATTFTQVTFIGGSTIMFFNYLAAIIRAIGDSTTPLVFLTISCGLNVGLVILMVGPLGWGVAGAALATVIAQAISVLLCLGYLWRKLPVLHVHRDDWRVRRADALEHLRLGLPMGFQASIIAIGALAVQVALNTLGADAVAAYTAASRIDGLAVALLASLGLASSMYAAQNLGARRPDRIRRGTVQALWMAIATSVLLGVIMIAFGASVVRLFVGDESERVVDLAHQMLIINGVSYAALGVLFVLRGVLQGVGRVAIPTITGVVELVARVIAAVALGAVWDFAGVALSNPLAWIGAVVILVPAYLSAHRAFSRMPVEPIETTLTTPIPVIGPTEGSRMVDAVFTAPAPVVVGRLSALRLPRRGGGRAERARAPVREGGRSASGCEPFTCHPSG, from the coding sequence ATGGCCACCACACTCATCACCGGTCGCCCCTGGCGCGTCATCCTGCTCTTCTCCGTGCCGCTGCTCATCGGCAACGTCGTGCAGCAGCTCTATCAGTTCGTCGACACGATCGTCGTCGGACGCCAGCTCGGCGTCGACTCGCTCGCCGCGGTCGGCGCGACCGGCAGCCTGATCTTCCTCATCATCGGCTTCGCGTGGGGTCTCGCCAGCGGCTTCGCGATCCCGACCGCCCAGGCGTTCGGCGCGGGGGATGCCAGGGGCGTGAGCCGGTCGGTGGCCACCGGCACCCTGCTCACCGGTGTCACCAGCCTGATCCTGACGGTGCTCGGTCCGCTCATCGCACGCCCGTTCCTCGAGCTGCTGCAGACGCCGTCCGAGCTGCTCGCCGAGGCCACGACCTTCACGCAGGTGACCTTCATCGGCGGCAGCACGATCATGTTCTTCAACTACCTGGCCGCCATCATCAGGGCCATCGGCGACTCGACCACTCCGCTGGTCTTCCTCACCATCTCGTGCGGGCTGAACGTCGGACTCGTGATCCTCATGGTCGGGCCGCTCGGCTGGGGCGTCGCAGGTGCAGCTCTGGCCACGGTGATCGCGCAGGCCATCTCGGTGCTGCTCTGCCTCGGATACCTGTGGCGGAAGCTGCCCGTGCTGCACGTGCACCGCGACGACTGGAGGGTGCGTCGTGCCGACGCCCTCGAGCACCTCAGGCTCGGCCTGCCGATGGGCTTCCAGGCATCGATCATCGCGATCGGCGCCCTCGCGGTGCAGGTGGCGCTGAACACGCTCGGCGCCGACGCGGTCGCCGCGTACACCGCCGCATCCCGTATCGACGGCCTCGCCGTCGCGCTGCTCGCCTCTCTGGGGCTCGCGTCGTCGATGTACGCCGCGCAGAACCTCGGCGCTCGCCGCCCCGACCGCATCCGCCGGGGAACGGTCCAGGCGCTGTGGATGGCGATCGCCACCTCGGTGCTGCTCGGTGTGATCATGATCGCCTTCGGCGCCTCGGTTGTGCGGCTGTTCGTCGGTGACGAATCCGAGCGGGTGGTCGACCTCGCCCATCAGATGCTCATCATCAACGGCGTGAGCTACGCGGCCCTCGGTGTGCTGTTCGTGCTGCGTGGTGTGCTGCAGGGTGTCGGTCGGGTCGCCATCCCCACCATCACGGGCGTGGTCGAGCTGGTCGCCCGCGTGATCGCCGCTGTCGCGCTGGGCGCGGTCTGGGACTTCGCGGGCGTCGCGCTCAGCAATCCACTCGCGTGGATCGGGGCGGTCGTGATTCTCGTGCCGGCCTACCTCTCCGCGCATCGGGCCTTCAGCCGCATGCCGGTCGAGCCGATCGAGACGACCCTCACGACGCCCATCCCGGTGATCGGTCCGACGGAGGGATCGCGGATGGTGGATGCCGTGTTCACCGCCCCCGCGCCCGTCGTCGTGGGGCGGTTGAGCGCCCTGCGTCTTCCCCGGAGGGGCGGCGGACGCGCTGAGCGCGCGCGGGCGCCCGTCCGGGAGGGCGGCAGGTCAGCATCCGGGTGCGAGCCGTTCACGTGTCATCCGTCAGGATGA
- a CDS encoding FAD-dependent oxidoreductase, translated as MRAVDHDVIVIGAGLAGLRAATVLAEAGLDTVVLEASDDVGGRQRTDIVDGFQLDR; from the coding sequence ATGAGGGCAGTGGACCACGACGTGATCGTCATCGGCGCGGGCCTGGCGGGCCTCCGCGCCGCAACGGTTCTCGCCGAGGCGGGGCTCGACACGGTCGTGCTCGAGGCCTCGGACGACGTCGGCGGGCGCCAGCGCACCGACATCGTGGACGGGTTCCAGCTGGATCGCTGA